The Humulus lupulus chromosome 3, drHumLupu1.1, whole genome shotgun sequence genome window below encodes:
- the LOC133823392 gene encoding outer envelope pore protein 16-3, chloroplastic/mitochondrial: MDPAERRYLEEEDTPVVKTMKGATTGFVTGTIFGTIVATWYDVPRVERSVALPGLIRTLKMMGNYGVTFAAIGGVYIGVEQLMQNYRKKRDFVNGAVGGFVAGSTILGYRGRSISTAISAGAALAVTSAAIDAGGQTTRIDNGKEYYPYTTKKRSAVDS, translated from the exons ATGGATCCAGCTGAGCGTAGGTATTTGGAAGAAGAAGACACGCCAGTTGTGAAAACAATGAAAGGGGCAACTACAGGTTTTGTTACTGGTACTATTTTTGGAACCATTGTTGCTACTTGGTATGATGTGCCGCGTGTTGAAAGAAGTGTCGCCCTCCCTGGGCTGATTAGGACCTTGAAGATGATGGGTAATTATGGGGTGACATTTGCTGCGATTGGGGGAGTTTACATTGGTGTTGAGCAGCTCATGCAGAACTATAGGAAAAAGAGAGATTTTGTCAATGGAGCTGTTGGTGGTTTTGTTGCTGGGTCAACTATTCTTGGCTACAGAG GAAGAAGCATTTCAACAGCTATTTCTGCTGGAGCAGCATTGGCAGTCACATCTGCTGCTATTGATGCTGGAGGTCAGACCACAAGAATTGACAACGGCAAGGAGTACTACCCATACACCACCAAGAAACGATCCGCAGTTGATTCATAA